In Xenorhabdus nematophila ATCC 19061, one DNA window encodes the following:
- a CDS encoding DUF637 domain-containing protein, whose translation MGKFNNPVARGTCYFLIYLTGIYPLNSAVAGGIIPDNAKTQIHNNGNVPVVNIAAPNNAGISHNTYKEFNTGTQGAVLNNATQAVNSQLAGQISANANLQGKAAELIINEVTGSSRSELMGQLEVAGQKANVMIANPNGITCDGCGFINTSGAILTTGKPQFDTQGALEALKVTKGQITIGGKGLNGQSTDYVDIISRVTELNGKIQAKNLALTQGANQISFKEGTTKAIAGEGAVPQLAVDTKALGGMYANKIRLIATENGVGVNLKDITSTRDDITLTANGKISLGNITAKTDVNVGAKEISIEDARQYTPYIQAGRNIVLTGNKVTNKSGVTAGQDMRVFGDTIINIGKEALLQANNNMWLQKNVQGDKSDLIQNRSGTIKTNNGDLVIRANNLYNIRNLYFTSKNGKTTRDSIKYSEIDSLQKEYDETISIYSTDEILGDDDNESIDSYLITLKDEIKDFTRDIEVLENFHPSSITAGGNIYVNSDYLWNINSQINSQKNIFLTGKNFRNIRNITYHSSSYSFIPGFPSSSTETYFIYNSPIVVSDLYRYKSKGIGFYDKNIEWYDWNSATQDKISLEEHRKDKLLDNTIAAKENLVIDFSDELVIEKNVADYDYLAPKESNAISAKNIFLHGTHINISDKINSKTDLNIISDGVIFANNADISSEKDLSLTAVNGVNFKNSKFKGDNFSLINRTGNIYLTGSDFVSKNAFSIISSADIFLKSVVNDFSYGERIDITHKGSTLNSGGNLTIMTNGSLLFQAAKLIAKGTMNISAQGGYLYAQAMEDISHYETRETKRNWYGRKKTTNRTHHSVTNKVTEFIADGDINILSHDDSTYEASKIETNNNAKLTSTHGKINFKSVKDVSFEHIISKSKGFFIKNRDSGHAAETWVLPSVHIGGKLTIDAANGISADIKTQKGQNLQNVLANLGNTSETAWLKGLAQRQDVHWTEVQDAHDSWDYKSQHLNPVAAAVIAIAVAVVTAGAGVTVAAANSAAGAASGAATAAGASAATAATVSTTTYGAVSAGISSLASTAAVSLINNEGNLSKTLKEMGSSKTVKSTITSMAIGGALAGFDKFLGVEKAANGATNVPLLRNLEWSKVAQRVAGQSVISSSLNTAINGGSFKDNFTMALLANVGNQVNIEGADFIGSNGTALGFSEKAISHAAVSAIAAHIGGGDAKAAAAGAFAARLASVTLAKTFNDPAQILAGGKIIGGIAGAFAANSAQGVNSGANAGEIVLEHNFLKYDLYKLDREIKAAKEKGENTAPIFEKMRKSLAEERDMVKTTCKNSPTICGAAQRELVNEAIGELQGTSALYYDRDVVEFVKTETAKDNAVIDDYISTKGEILEYVFNGAEILVGNETKFSVKGKGTNSAHNQQVAQSGPSPTVIVVKTNSGTKGNWNKELNKPQPNTIYHVDGNKTYHTDSLSRPVDIEASLTLSSNDRNYYQQRKTGHQGNPGDDGGHLIGTIFNGPGEKLNMVPMESSLNRHGAWRDMERTWADELKAGKTVNVKIKPTYSSDSLRPDKFTVSYSVDNGRVVERVFKNTSDGK comes from the coding sequence ATGGGTAAATTTAACAACCCTGTGGCAAGGGGAACCTGTTATTTTTTGATTTACCTGACAGGTATCTATCCGCTGAACTCGGCGGTGGCAGGCGGTATTATCCCTGACAATGCTAAAACACAAATACACAACAATGGCAATGTGCCAGTGGTGAATATTGCTGCACCCAATAATGCCGGAATATCTCATAATACGTATAAAGAGTTTAATACCGGCACGCAGGGTGCCGTATTAAATAACGCCACACAAGCGGTTAACTCTCAACTGGCCGGCCAAATCAGTGCCAATGCCAATCTGCAGGGAAAAGCGGCCGAACTCATTATCAACGAAGTGACTGGCAGCAGCCGTTCTGAATTAATGGGACAGTTGGAAGTGGCCGGTCAGAAAGCCAACGTCATGATAGCCAACCCGAATGGTATTACTTGTGACGGATGCGGATTTATCAATACCTCCGGTGCCATACTGACGACCGGTAAACCGCAATTTGATACTCAGGGGGCACTGGAAGCCCTGAAAGTGACAAAAGGCCAAATTACGATTGGTGGTAAAGGGTTAAATGGTCAGTCAACCGATTATGTCGATATTATCAGCCGGGTGACAGAGCTGAATGGAAAAATTCAGGCCAAGAATCTTGCTCTTACTCAGGGTGCTAATCAGATTTCCTTCAAAGAAGGCACGACAAAGGCTATTGCCGGAGAAGGCGCGGTACCACAACTGGCCGTTGATACCAAAGCCCTGGGCGGTATGTATGCCAATAAAATCCGTCTGATTGCAACGGAGAATGGTGTTGGGGTTAATCTGAAAGATATAACCAGTACACGAGATGATATTACATTAACTGCTAATGGAAAAATAAGCCTTGGTAATATTACAGCTAAAACAGATGTGAATGTCGGTGCTAAGGAAATTAGTATTGAGGATGCCAGACAATATACGCCTTATATTCAGGCCGGACGAAATATTGTCCTGACAGGTAATAAAGTAACCAATAAAAGTGGTGTGACTGCCGGTCAAGATATGCGGGTGTTTGGTGATACTATCATTAATATAGGCAAAGAAGCACTCCTGCAAGCAAACAACAACATGTGGCTTCAGAAAAATGTACAAGGAGATAAGAGTGATCTCATTCAAAATAGATCCGGCACAATAAAGACCAATAATGGTGATTTAGTTATTAGGGCTAATAATCTATATAATATACGTAATCTTTATTTTACATCAAAAAATGGAAAAACAACTCGTGACTCTATTAAATATTCGGAAATAGATTCTCTTCAGAAGGAATATGATGAGACTATTTCTATATATAGCACAGATGAAATATTGGGTGATGATGATAATGAAAGTATTGATAGTTATCTGATAACGCTTAAAGATGAAATAAAAGATTTCACCCGAGACATAGAGGTTTTAGAAAATTTTCATCCAAGCTCTATTACAGCTGGAGGTAATATCTATGTAAATAGTGATTATCTATGGAATATAAATAGTCAAATCAATAGCCAAAAAAATATATTTTTAACTGGTAAAAATTTTAGAAACATTAGGAATATCACTTACCATTCATCGAGTTATTCATTTATACCAGGATTTCCCAGTTCATCCACTGAGACTTATTTCATTTATAATTCACCTATAGTCGTCTCTGATCTTTATCGCTACAAATCAAAAGGCATTGGTTTTTATGATAAAAATATAGAATGGTATGATTGGAATAGTGCTACACAAGATAAAATATCTTTAGAAGAACACAGGAAAGATAAACTATTGGATAATACAATAGCTGCAAAAGAAAACCTTGTTATTGATTTTTCCGATGAGCTTGTAATCGAGAAAAACGTAGCAGATTATGACTACTTGGCTCCTAAAGAATCCAATGCCATATCAGCGAAAAATATTTTTTTACATGGCACACACATCAATATTTCAGATAAAATAAATTCTAAAACTGACCTAAACATCATTTCCGATGGTGTCATTTTCGCCAACAATGCAGATATTTCATCAGAAAAAGACCTGTCTCTGACAGCAGTTAATGGAGTAAATTTCAAGAATAGTAAATTTAAAGGTGATAACTTCTCATTAATTAATCGGACTGGAAATATCTATCTGACGGGTTCCGACTTTGTATCCAAAAATGCTTTTTCGATTATCTCTAGCGCTGATATATTTCTTAAATCAGTGGTAAATGATTTTAGCTACGGAGAAAGAATAGATATTACCCATAAAGGAAGCACTTTAAACAGCGGTGGTAATTTAACCATCATGACCAATGGTAGCTTATTATTTCAGGCTGCCAAGTTAATTGCTAAAGGTACTATGAATATCTCCGCTCAGGGTGGTTACCTCTATGCTCAGGCAATGGAAGATATCAGCCATTATGAAACGCGTGAAACAAAGCGGAATTGGTATGGCAGGAAAAAAACCACTAACCGTACTCATCATAGTGTGACAAATAAAGTCACTGAATTTATTGCAGATGGTGATATTAATATACTCAGCCATGACGACAGTACTTATGAAGCCAGTAAGATCGAAACTAATAATAATGCTAAGTTGACGAGTACGCATGGGAAAATAAATTTTAAATCGGTTAAAGACGTTTCTTTCGAACACATCATTAGCAAATCTAAAGGGTTCTTCATTAAAAACAGAGATAGTGGTCATGCGGCTGAAACATGGGTACTCCCTTCTGTGCATATTGGTGGAAAGTTAACTATTGATGCAGCAAATGGGATTAGTGCTGATATAAAAACACAAAAAGGCCAAAATTTGCAAAATGTATTAGCAAATCTTGGAAACACCTCTGAAACAGCCTGGCTAAAAGGGCTGGCTCAACGACAAGATGTACATTGGACTGAAGTTCAGGATGCTCATGACAGTTGGGATTATAAAAGTCAGCATTTAAACCCAGTCGCAGCTGCTGTTATTGCCATCGCTGTAGCTGTAGTCACAGCAGGGGCTGGGGTAACTGTAGCCGCTGCTAATAGTGCTGCAGGTGCAGCCAGTGGTGCCGCTACAGCAGCCGGAGCCAGTGCTGCAACAGCAGCAACAGTAAGTACTACTACATATGGTGCAGTCTCTGCAGGTATCTCATCTCTGGCGTCTACTGCAGCAGTCAGCCTTATAAATAATGAAGGAAACCTGTCCAAGACCCTGAAAGAGATGGGCAGTAGTAAAACCGTAAAATCTACCATTACTTCCATGGCAATTGGCGGTGCTTTAGCCGGATTTGACAAATTTTTAGGTGTGGAAAAAGCGGCTAATGGTGCAACTAACGTACCTTTATTAAGAAACCTTGAATGGAGCAAAGTTGCTCAACGTGTTGCAGGGCAATCGGTTATCAGTTCCAGTTTGAATACTGCCATTAACGGGGGCAGCTTTAAAGACAATTTCACTATGGCATTACTTGCCAATGTAGGTAATCAAGTCAATATAGAAGGTGCGGATTTTATTGGAAGCAATGGAACTGCATTAGGTTTTTCTGAAAAAGCTATCAGTCATGCAGCAGTATCCGCTATTGCCGCACATATTGGTGGGGGAGATGCAAAAGCTGCAGCAGCTGGCGCATTCGCAGCCAGGCTGGCATCTGTAACACTGGCTAAAACGTTTAATGATCCAGCCCAAATTCTGGCAGGCGGCAAAATCATTGGCGGCATTGCCGGGGCATTTGCTGCAAACAGTGCACAAGGTGTTAACAGTGGGGCGAATGCTGGTGAAATCGTTCTTGAGCATAATTTCCTGAAATATGATCTGTATAAGTTGGACAGAGAAATCAAGGCAGCAAAAGAAAAAGGTGAAAATACGGCACCTATCTTTGAAAAAATGCGTAAAAGCCTGGCAGAAGAACGGGATATGGTCAAAACCACCTGTAAGAATAGTCCAACTATTTGTGGTGCTGCTCAGCGCGAACTCGTCAATGAAGCGATAGGGGAACTCCAAGGTACCAGCGCACTTTATTATGATCGTGATGTTGTTGAGTTTGTGAAAACAGAAACGGCTAAGGACAACGCCGTCATTGATGATTATATCAGTACAAAAGGTGAAATACTGGAATATGTCTTTAACGGTGCTGAGATACTGGTAGGTAACGAAACAAAGTTTTCAGTTAAAGGAAAAGGTACTAATTCAGCCCATAATCAGCAAGTAGCTCAGTCAGGCCCTTCACCAACGGTGATTGTTGTAAAGACAAACTCAGGTACAAAAGGCAATTGGAACAAGGAATTAAACAAACCTCAACCCAATACGATTTATCATGTGGATGGAAATAAAACGTACCATACTGACTCTTTAAGCAGGCCGGTTGACATTGAAGCATCATTAACCCTGTCAAGTAATGATCGTAATTATTATCAGCAACGTAAGACTGGTCACCAAGGCAATCCAGGGGATGATGGTGGTCATTTGATAGGAACTATCTTCAATGGCCCTGGTGAAAAACTTAATATGGTGCCAATGGAATCCAGCTTAAATAGACATGGTGCATGGAGAGATATGGAGAGAACTTGGGCTGATGAACTAAAAGCCGGTAAGACCGTAAATGTGAAAATAAAGCCGACTTATTCTAGTGATAGCCTTAGACCTGACAAATTTACTGTGAGTTATTCAGTTGATAATGGTAGGGTTGTTGAAAGAGTCTTTAAAAATACTTCGGACGGAAAATGA
- a CDS encoding ShlB/FhaC/HecB family hemolysin secretion/activation protein, whose translation MERFPTNVVTLSILVLLTISGKTNASSFISPADQETITQQQKELLEQAQQQRHAIRNNMTLSPSASSISHDDELTCHTVHKIHLEGAENLSAPVQQALSKPYLSHCLTAGKINELIRKVSNTYIEKGYVTSHAGLKEQNLSKGILTITVTEGKVGAILLDGETPLALKMAFPNVAGKILNLRDIEQGMEQLNRLPSQQITIDIQPATQSGYSDIILKRVASRLPVNASLGMDNSGQKNTGAEQINVTLGLDNPLHLADRWSISASRNSDFRNNHQNWSVTSGVSVPYGYWSFDYQYARNSSFQMISPDTFNARHESRGQTHQLKVNRTLYRDGKQKLALNMGITRRQTSNIAAGVKFDISSPTLSAVSLGTSYSTVLAGGYFTFNPTLSHGLNIWGATKDDASDHNAPRSQFRKFSLSSSYFIPVTEDIYYLTSLYGQFTPDNLYAVERLSLGGQYSVRGFKEQNLMGNNGGYWRNELNWKLAKLPLLGELSLNSALDTGWLEKNKKRQTEGGNVTGTSLGISLNNNRMNQTVTIGKPLVYPSHFKPDHWVVYWSASLNF comes from the coding sequence ATGGAAAGATTCCCCACCAACGTTGTAACGCTGTCGATACTTGTTTTACTGACTATTTCAGGAAAAACAAACGCATCATCTTTTATCAGTCCAGCTGATCAGGAAACGATTACCCAGCAACAAAAAGAGTTATTAGAGCAGGCACAACAACAGCGCCATGCGATACGTAATAACATGACGTTATCACCATCTGCCTCATCAATATCTCATGATGACGAATTAACTTGCCACACTGTCCACAAAATTCACCTTGAAGGCGCAGAAAACCTCTCAGCACCTGTGCAACAGGCATTATCCAAACCTTATTTATCCCATTGCCTGACTGCCGGTAAAATTAATGAGTTGATACGTAAGGTATCAAACACCTATATAGAAAAAGGTTATGTAACTTCCCATGCAGGATTAAAAGAACAAAATTTATCCAAAGGTATTCTGACCATTACGGTTACTGAAGGAAAAGTAGGAGCCATCCTGCTTGACGGCGAAACGCCTCTAGCCCTAAAAATGGCTTTTCCTAATGTGGCCGGGAAGATCCTTAACTTGCGAGATATTGAGCAAGGCATGGAACAGTTAAATCGTTTGCCTTCCCAACAGATAACCATTGATATCCAGCCAGCTACACAGTCCGGTTATTCTGACATTATTTTAAAACGGGTCGCTTCCCGATTGCCGGTCAATGCCAGTCTGGGCATGGATAACAGTGGACAGAAAAATACCGGAGCAGAGCAAATTAATGTCACTTTAGGGCTGGATAACCCATTGCACCTTGCTGACCGGTGGTCAATATCTGCCAGCCGTAACAGTGACTTCCGTAATAACCATCAGAACTGGAGTGTGACTTCAGGGGTATCAGTCCCTTATGGCTACTGGTCATTCGATTATCAGTATGCCAGAAACAGCTCATTTCAGATGATATCCCCAGACACATTCAATGCCCGCCATGAAAGCAGGGGACAAACCCATCAGTTAAAAGTCAACCGGACGTTATACCGTGATGGTAAACAAAAACTGGCCCTGAATATGGGGATAACCCGCCGCCAGACTTCCAACATCGCAGCAGGGGTAAAGTTCGATATCAGCAGTCCGACGTTAAGCGCTGTCAGTCTGGGAACCAGTTACAGCACCGTACTGGCAGGCGGTTATTTTACATTCAATCCGACGCTTAGCCACGGCCTAAATATCTGGGGAGCGACTAAAGATGACGCCAGTGACCATAATGCACCCAGAAGCCAGTTTCGTAAGTTCAGCCTGAGCAGCAGTTATTTTATACCGGTTACAGAGGACATCTATTACCTGACTTCCCTATATGGGCAGTTTACTCCGGATAACCTGTATGCCGTGGAACGCCTTTCATTAGGCGGACAATACTCTGTCCGGGGATTCAAGGAGCAGAATCTGATGGGAAATAATGGCGGATATTGGCGCAATGAACTGAACTGGAAATTAGCCAAACTCCCTTTATTAGGTGAACTGTCTTTAAACAGTGCACTGGATACCGGCTGGCTAGAAAAAAATAAAAAAAGACAAACCGAAGGAGGTAATGTCACAGGAACATCTCTGGGAATATCACTCAATAACAACCGGATGAATCAGACGGTCACAATAGGAAAACCATTGGTTTATCCCAGTCATTTTAAACCAGACCACTGGGTCGTTTATTGGTCTGCTTCACTTAATTTTTAA
- a CDS encoding Ig-like domain-containing protein, protein MLQKFQSSLSDNAKRLIISLLSLLLSFQGQATSEQQNEDNLSAHKLADITSQLGQQLHQSQSPTDAVQSIAAQQLSSAVTATLTPWLNQFGNARISLPFDHAFSLKEAALDWVLPGYTTPAYTAFSQWGVKAGHGQTSTHLGIGYRYLADSWLWGANAFWDAEWPAQHHRYSIGAEAWRDNLKLSANLYQRLSGWKTSRQVTDYDARPANGWDIRAEGGLPALPHWGGQVVFEQYYGQHVGLFGDSRRQHNPYSLTAGLTYTPVPLVTLGADVRQGKQDHRDNRFTLALNYQLGVPLAQQLDPNAVAPLRSLTFRRTDFVNRNHNMVLDYRKQTLITLDFPAQLKGDAGKIITFTPRITSKYLLARLELRADELQQAGGRIVHQTPDKIMLLLPKAIDKVIRLSGIAIDKHGNRSRPSETTLFIQPTEIHVQVTANRAQARADGQDSVMYTVMVKDRDGKPVPDQTVSWLSDKGKLSQTTQKTDAQGLAAVLLSSHHGGEHSVQVSVGDSVTVALPVHFSAVLKPVITADKTQAKADGQDAVTFTVTVKDAAGVLIPHQSVKWQTSRGKFLTLSSTTNNHGQATAALVSLPSGIAEVSVTIGEETLTASPVEFLPALTHTLTCDKSTAIADGQDSVLCTVDVRDAADQPVAGREIVWSTDHGQIGDEQVITDSRGKAHVRVISRKTGVARIRADMSGTIITAGGVTFERQLKSVIIADKTHANGNGQEAIVLTAIVEDILGLPVENQAVIWHTDNGILSSAETRTDSQGLTQIQLTSTVAGAHRVWIQVDDKTVTAPTLWFDDVLTSTLRADKTRIIANGQDSVILTVTVKNLTGQPAVGIPVWWRSDNGHFTDVQVETDENGEARATLSSQKAGTASVTAIINDQAVISPTVEFIPPLRIADTVAVDSQGGNANQKAFGIRGPSVFWRGAKFRIITAGNTGRVNWQSDSPAVTVSGDTVVVQQRPDGVRLTGTDEAGQQVVLTLTSYTWFERSGLTQDFYFNATQICQSLSSQIAPKYALERLYEEWGNFYHYEGWVREFYVVSTDYLSASSGSMDAQTKWAFWAESDSWMRNAWHRLAFACGG, encoded by the coding sequence GTGTTGCAAAAATTCCAATCCTCTCTGTCCGATAACGCGAAACGCCTGATTATCAGTCTGTTGAGCCTGTTGCTTAGTTTTCAGGGGCAGGCCACGTCAGAACAGCAAAATGAAGATAATCTTTCTGCCCACAAACTGGCTGACATCACCTCACAACTAGGACAACAACTTCACCAATCGCAATCTCCCACCGACGCCGTACAATCAATCGCTGCCCAGCAGCTGTCATCGGCAGTCACTGCCACATTAACCCCCTGGCTTAACCAGTTCGGTAATGCGCGGATTTCACTCCCCTTTGATCATGCTTTTTCGTTAAAAGAAGCCGCACTGGATTGGGTGCTGCCGGGGTATACCACCCCGGCCTACACCGCATTCAGCCAGTGGGGAGTTAAAGCCGGACACGGTCAGACGAGCACCCATCTTGGTATAGGATACCGCTATCTGGCTGATAGCTGGCTCTGGGGAGCGAATGCGTTCTGGGATGCTGAGTGGCCGGCTCAGCACCATCGCTACAGCATCGGGGCAGAAGCGTGGCGCGATAACCTCAAACTGTCTGCCAACCTTTACCAGCGCTTATCCGGCTGGAAAACATCCCGGCAAGTCACCGATTATGATGCACGACCCGCCAATGGCTGGGATATCCGGGCAGAAGGCGGGTTACCCGCGCTGCCTCACTGGGGCGGGCAGGTGGTGTTTGAACAGTACTACGGGCAGCACGTGGGTTTATTCGGTGACAGCAGACGTCAGCATAATCCCTACAGCCTGACAGCCGGGCTGACATACACGCCAGTGCCGTTAGTTACATTGGGCGCGGATGTCCGGCAGGGAAAACAGGATCACCGGGATAACCGTTTTACGCTGGCACTCAATTATCAGCTGGGCGTCCCGCTGGCACAACAGCTCGATCCCAACGCAGTCGCGCCGTTACGCAGCCTGACATTCAGACGGACAGATTTTGTCAACCGGAATCATAATATGGTGCTGGACTACCGCAAGCAGACGCTGATAACACTGGATTTTCCCGCTCAGCTTAAAGGCGATGCAGGCAAAATCATCACTTTTACGCCTCGAATTACCTCCAAATATCTGCTGGCGCGTTTAGAACTCCGGGCTGATGAATTACAGCAAGCCGGCGGCAGAATTGTTCATCAGACGCCTGATAAAATCATGCTGCTTTTGCCGAAAGCCATCGATAAAGTGATCCGGCTTTCCGGCATTGCCATTGATAAACATGGCAATCGTTCCCGGCCATCGGAAACCACCCTTTTTATCCAGCCGACGGAAATCCATGTGCAGGTTACCGCAAACCGGGCGCAGGCAAGGGCGGACGGTCAGGACAGTGTGATGTATACCGTGATGGTGAAAGATCGTGACGGTAAGCCTGTTCCCGATCAAACGGTGAGCTGGTTAAGTGACAAAGGCAAACTTTCACAAACCACACAGAAAACCGATGCACAGGGACTGGCGGCGGTGTTGTTGAGCAGCCATCATGGTGGGGAGCATAGCGTACAGGTCTCGGTCGGTGATAGTGTCACTGTGGCTTTGCCGGTGCACTTCAGCGCGGTATTGAAGCCTGTTATCACCGCAGATAAAACGCAGGCCAAAGCCGATGGTCAGGATGCCGTGACATTTACCGTCACCGTAAAGGATGCCGCCGGCGTTCTCATTCCTCACCAGTCCGTTAAGTGGCAAACCAGTCGGGGAAAGTTCCTGACCTTGTCGTCAACAACCAATAATCACGGGCAGGCCACCGCCGCATTAGTCAGTTTGCCCTCCGGTATCGCAGAGGTGTCGGTGACTATCGGTGAAGAAACGCTCACGGCATCACCGGTTGAATTTTTACCCGCACTCACCCACACGTTGACCTGTGACAAAAGTACAGCCATTGCCGATGGACAGGATAGTGTGCTTTGCACGGTTGACGTGCGTGATGCGGCTGACCAGCCAGTGGCAGGGAGGGAAATCGTCTGGTCAACGGATCATGGCCAGATTGGCGATGAGCAGGTTATCACCGACAGCAGGGGGAAAGCCCATGTCCGGGTTATCAGCCGAAAAACCGGTGTCGCCCGTATCCGCGCTGACATGTCAGGTACCATCATCACGGCGGGCGGGGTCACGTTTGAGCGTCAGTTGAAATCCGTTATCATCGCGGATAAAACCCACGCCAACGGAAACGGGCAGGAGGCTATCGTATTGACTGCGATTGTTGAAGATATACTGGGGTTACCGGTTGAAAATCAGGCCGTCATCTGGCACACGGATAATGGCATCCTGTCATCAGCAGAGACCCGAACCGACTCACAGGGATTGACACAAATTCAGCTGACCAGCACCGTTGCCGGTGCGCACCGGGTATGGATCCAGGTTGATGATAAGACGGTGACCGCCCCGACGCTCTGGTTTGATGATGTGCTGACATCCACCCTGCGTGCAGATAAAACCCGCATTATTGCCAATGGTCAGGATAGTGTCATATTGACCGTAACGGTGAAAAACCTGACCGGACAACCCGCCGTCGGTATCCCTGTCTGGTGGCGTTCGGACAACGGTCACTTTACCGATGTTCAGGTTGAAACCGATGAAAACGGCGAAGCCCGCGCGACACTGAGCAGCCAGAAGGCAGGTACCGCTTCAGTGACGGCCATTATTAATGACCAGGCGGTTATCTCACCCACAGTGGAATTTATCCCGCCATTACGTATTGCCGATACCGTCGCCGTTGACAGTCAGGGCGGTAATGCCAACCAGAAAGCCTTTGGCATCCGTGGGCCTTCAGTTTTCTGGCGTGGAGCGAAATTCCGCATTATCACCGCCGGTAATACAGGCCGGGTGAACTGGCAGAGTGATTCTCCGGCAGTCACGGTATCCGGTGATACGGTGGTCGTGCAGCAACGTCCTGACGGTGTGAGACTGACAGGTACCGATGAGGCAGGGCAGCAGGTGGTACTGACCTTAACGAGTTATACCTGGTTTGAGCGCTCAGGCCTGACGCAAGATTTTTATTTTAATGCCACGCAAATTTGCCAATCACTCAGCAGCCAGATTGCACCCAAATATGCACTTGAACGGCTTTATGAAGAATGGGGAAATTTTTATCACTATGAAGGCTGGGTGAGGGAATTTTATGTGGTTTCCACGGATTATCTTTCTGCCAGTTCCGGTTCAATGGATGCGCAGACAAAATGGGCATTCTGGGCAGAATCGGATAGCTGGATGCGAAATGCCTGGCATCGGCTGGCATTTGCGTGTGGAGGCTAA